A stretch of the Methanosphaera sp. genome encodes the following:
- a CDS encoding 30S ribosomal protein S15, with product MANAPEWVEQNPEEIEELIVKLYKEGQSTSQIGITLRDQYGIPSTKSVMGAKITEILEKNGTTFEYPEDLLNLIKRAINIREHLDENPKDIHSKRGLIKIESKIRRLVKYYTKNNVLPEGWRYDPKTAALLVK from the coding sequence ATGGCAAACGCACCTGAATGGGTAGAACAAAACCCAGAAGAAATCGAAGAATTAATCGTAAAATTATACAAAGAAGGACAAAGTACCAGCCAAATTGGTATCACACTCAGAGACCAATACGGAATTCCTAGTACAAAATCTGTAATGGGAGCAAAAATCACAGAAATTCTTGAAAAAAATGGTACAACATTTGAATACCCAGAAGACCTTCTTAACTTAATTAAAAGAGCAATAAACATAAGAGAACACTTAGATGAAAACCCAAAAGATATCCACTCAAAAAGAGGATTAATTAAAATTGAATCTAAAATCAGAAGACTTGTAAAATACTACACCAAAAACAATGTTCTTCCAGAAGGATGGAGATATGATCCAAAAACAGCAGCACTGCTTGTTAAATAG
- a CDS encoding DHH family phosphoesterase produces MIQKQQHCLLNRADEACDLLRSHIDQGHVVRIVSHNDTDGLTSAGIFANAIKKAGGRFHVTILPRLRGSNVKELSKSRYKLFIFSDMGSGELRNISKLKGDVIVADHHQIPEEDADFEVESESKEFVHVNPHLFDIDGTRDVSGSGLSYLSVHDFKYYELASLALVGACGDMQLKGGVSGINELIRDEAVERNVIEVKDDLKLAYSNTQPLYKSIAYTYTPPLSGLSADIEKSSEFLSENGISKDKYLADLSSDEYETLKEQLISVNSDVFGEVYKINNIRRELSNVEEYSNLLNSCGKNKEYTAAVGIQLGKYQQMDFALNLLGKYASGMQSGVEWIKREGSIQKDNIQYIYTEDKEQKKVAAAVSSIGIELGFVPDKPILSLMRMDNLVKVSSRTTDNMIEKGVNLGVIMNQASQNFNGSGGGHNIAAGATIPANQMDNFINLVDEMVAYQINNN; encoded by the coding sequence ATGATCCAAAAACAGCAGCACTGCTTGTTAAATAGGGCTGATGAAGCCTGTGACCTTCTCAGGTCACATATTGATCAAGGGCATGTTGTGAGAATTGTTTCTCACAACGATACCGATGGACTTACATCTGCTGGAATTTTTGCTAATGCAATTAAGAAAGCAGGTGGAAGATTCCATGTTACAATACTACCACGTCTTAGAGGTAGTAATGTTAAAGAACTTAGCAAATCCCGTTATAAACTTTTTATTTTTTCTGATATGGGAAGTGGAGAATTAAGAAATATTTCAAAACTTAAAGGTGATGTAATAGTAGCAGATCACCATCAGATACCCGAAGAGGATGCTGATTTTGAAGTAGAATCTGAAAGTAAAGAATTTGTTCACGTAAACCCACATCTTTTTGATATAGATGGAACCCGTGATGTTAGTGGTTCAGGTCTTTCATACTTATCAGTACATGATTTTAAATACTATGAACTTGCATCTTTAGCACTTGTTGGTGCATGTGGTGATATGCAACTTAAAGGTGGAGTTAGTGGTATTAATGAATTGATACGCGATGAGGCTGTTGAACGTAATGTTATTGAAGTTAAAGATGACCTTAAACTTGCCTATAGCAATACTCAGCCATTATATAAATCTATAGCATATACATACACACCTCCTCTTAGTGGACTATCTGCAGATATTGAAAAATCATCTGAGTTTCTTAGTGAAAATGGTATTTCTAAAGATAAATACCTAGCTGATCTTAGTAGTGATGAATATGAAACTCTTAAAGAGCAACTTATCTCTGTAAATAGTGATGTGTTTGGTGAGGTTTATAAGATTAATAATATAAGACGTGAACTTAGTAATGTTGAGGAGTACTCTAATCTTCTTAATAGTTGTGGTAAAAATAAGGAATATACAGCAGCTGTAGGTATTCAGCTTGGTAAATACCAGCAGATGGACTTTGCTCTTAACTTACTTGGTAAGTATGCATCTGGTATGCAAAGTGGTGTTGAATGGATTAAACGTGAAGGTAGTATTCAAAAAGATAACATTCAATACATCTACACAGAAGACAAAGAGCAGAAGAAAGTTGCAGCAGCAGTAAGTAGTATTGGTATAGAACTTGGATTTGTACCTGATAAGCCTATATTATCACTTATGCGTATGGATAACCTGGTTAAGGTTTCATCACGTACAACTGATAATATGATAGAAAAAGGTGTTAATCTTGGTGTTATTATGAACCAGGCATCACAGAACTTCAATGGTAGTGGTGGAGGTCATAATATTGCAGCTGGTGCTACAATTCCTGCAAATCAGATGGATAACTTCATTAACCTTGTTGATGAAATGGTAGCATATCAAATAAATAATAACTAG
- a CDS encoding aconitase X catalytic domain-containing protein — protein sequence MQLTKYEQDMYDGEYGEGKAECMEILMSLGKIYDAECMVPITSAQVSGVSYKTIGDAGLDFVVDLGKKCDVMLETMLNPAGVDIENWQELGFSEEFSKKQVDIIEGYESIGVMSTCTCTPYLVGNSPLINEHVAWSESSAVCYVNSAIGARSNREGGPSALLAAIVGRTPYYGNHILENRQADMIFNVDYDFKDSIDYGALGYFTGQIVNDKKPYFRLNDKVSRNNLKLLGAALASSGAVSLYHIEGVTPEADYASCCDSFGELEVVDIEASDIEDTILKLNTTDKMPDLVCLGCPHASISEIKEVANLISGRKLKADLWICTSKAIKAMSEQCGYLDIIEAAGGKIVSDTCMVVAPVEDLSYEVIGVNSAKAANYVPSMCKLDVVYDSVENLIDMISE from the coding sequence ATGCAACTTACAAAATATGAACAAGACATGTATGATGGTGAATATGGTGAAGGTAAGGCTGAATGTATGGAAATACTTATGAGTCTTGGTAAGATTTATGATGCTGAATGTATGGTTCCTATTACATCAGCACAAGTATCTGGTGTATCATATAAAACCATTGGTGATGCTGGTCTTGACTTTGTTGTTGATTTAGGAAAGAAATGTGATGTAATGCTTGAAACCATGCTTAACCCTGCTGGTGTTGACATTGAAAATTGGCAGGAGCTAGGTTTTAGTGAAGAATTTAGTAAAAAACAGGTTGATATTATAGAGGGATATGAAAGTATTGGTGTTATGAGTACATGTACATGTACCCCATATCTTGTAGGTAACAGTCCTCTTATTAATGAGCATGTTGCATGGTCTGAATCATCAGCTGTTTGTTATGTAAATAGTGCTATTGGTGCTAGAAGTAACAGAGAAGGTGGACCTAGTGCACTTCTTGCTGCTATTGTTGGAAGAACTCCATATTATGGTAATCATATTCTTGAAAATCGTCAGGCTGACATGATATTTAATGTTGACTATGACTTTAAAGATTCAATTGATTATGGTGCTCTTGGATACTTTACAGGACAGATTGTTAATGATAAAAAGCCATATTTCAGATTAAATGATAAGGTTTCACGTAACAATCTTAAATTACTTGGTGCTGCTCTTGCATCTAGTGGTGCTGTAAGTCTTTATCACATTGAAGGTGTTACACCTGAAGCTGACTATGCAAGTTGTTGTGATTCATTTGGTGAACTTGAAGTTGTAGATATTGAAGCAAGTGATATTGAAGATACTATTTTAAAGCTTAATACTACAGATAAGATGCCAGATCTTGTATGTCTTGGTTGTCCTCATGCATCAATTAGTGAAATTAAGGAAGTTGCAAATCTCATCTCTGGTCGTAAACTTAAGGCTGATCTTTGGATTTGTACATCAAAAGCAATTAAGGCTATGAGTGAACAGTGTGGATATCTTGACATTATTGAAGCTGCTGGTGGTAAGATTGTATCTGATACTTGTATGGTTGTAGCTCCTGTTGAGGATCTTAGCTATGAAGTTATTGGTGTAAATTCTGCTAAAGCTGCAAACTATGTTCCTAGTATGTGTAAGCTTGATGTAGTTTATGATAGTGTTGAAAATCTTATTGATATGATATCAGAATAG